Proteins from a genomic interval of Psychrobacter urativorans:
- a CDS encoding NCS1 family nucleobase:cation symporter-1, with translation MSDKRQQNPTIYDHSQLDPNIKHSRLYNEDLAPLPPHERTWGWFSIFNVWSNDIQSLFGYTLAASLFLSYGLSGWWVMAAIICAGFIVMLMVNLTGNPSVKYGIPFPVLIRASLGINGANLPAVLRAIIGIFWYGVQTYFASTAVAILLTLIIGGSDATLLGLNSTAWIAFVIVWLFQIMLFWAGIEPIKHFLNWAGPLVYVVMVVLMGMIWYQSGDKLLPAISSIFTSNSNYDGNQLQAFTAIVGTMVAYFAAVVINFGDFSRFLRSERDMKLGNLIGLPINMFFFSFIALVITAGTLVVFGEALTNPSDIVERVNAVPLTVVAALTFFAATVGINMVANFIPPAYDLANLFPKHISFRKGGLITAIIAFFVGGLWLSFISKIGIVGFVNAIGAVIAPFFGILVVDYYLIKRQHIDMNDLFSDKPTGAYYYYKGWNIRGLIAFTIGALFSIATILVPVLTKLEGYGFLMGAAIGGIVYWLLMRPYAVSPTVVVES, from the coding sequence ATGTCTGATAAACGGCAACAGAATCCAACTATATATGATCACAGTCAACTTGATCCTAATATCAAACACTCAAGACTATATAACGAAGACTTAGCACCATTACCGCCTCATGAGCGCACTTGGGGCTGGTTTTCTATCTTTAATGTGTGGTCAAATGACATTCAAAGCTTATTCGGCTATACCCTTGCCGCTTCATTATTTTTAAGTTATGGCTTGAGCGGTTGGTGGGTAATGGCAGCGATTATATGTGCTGGCTTTATCGTCATGCTGATGGTCAATCTGACAGGCAATCCAAGTGTTAAATATGGTATTCCTTTTCCAGTACTCATACGAGCAAGCCTTGGCATCAATGGTGCAAACTTACCTGCGGTTCTACGTGCCATTATTGGCATTTTTTGGTACGGAGTGCAGACTTATTTTGCCTCAACTGCCGTTGCCATTTTATTAACCCTAATTATTGGTGGTTCTGATGCCACTTTATTAGGTCTTAATAGTACCGCTTGGATTGCCTTTGTCATCGTTTGGCTGTTTCAAATCATGCTGTTTTGGGCAGGTATTGAGCCTATCAAGCACTTTTTAAACTGGGCGGGACCTTTAGTATATGTCGTGATGGTGGTTCTGATGGGCATGATATGGTATCAGTCAGGAGACAAATTACTGCCAGCCATCAGCTCTATTTTTACCAGTAATAGTAATTACGATGGTAATCAGTTACAGGCATTTACCGCGATTGTCGGCACGATGGTGGCATATTTTGCAGCGGTAGTGATTAACTTTGGTGACTTCTCACGCTTTTTACGTAGTGAGCGAGATATGAAGTTGGGGAACTTAATCGGTCTACCAATCAATATGTTTTTCTTCTCCTTTATTGCGCTGGTCATTACCGCTGGTACGTTGGTCGTGTTTGGTGAAGCGTTGACCAATCCTTCTGATATTGTGGAGCGTGTTAATGCTGTACCTTTAACGGTTGTAGCCGCCCTGACTTTTTTTGCGGCAACGGTTGGTATCAACATGGTTGCAAACTTTATACCGCCTGCTTATGACTTGGCGAACCTATTTCCTAAGCATATTAGCTTTCGAAAAGGAGGTTTAATTACTGCTATTATTGCATTTTTTGTTGGCGGTCTATGGTTATCCTTTATCAGTAAAATAGGCATTGTTGGTTTTGTGAATGCCATCGGTGCCGTTATTGCGCCTTTCTTTGGTATCCTAGTGGTCGATTATTATCTCATTAAACGCCAACATATCGACATGAATGACTTATTTTCTGATAAGCCCACGGGTGCCTACTACTATTATAAAGGATGGAATATCCGCGGATTGATTGCCTTTACAATAGGTGCTTTATTCTCTATTGCTACCATACTCGTGCCCGTACTGACCAAGCTTGAAGGTTACGGATTCTTAATGGGTGCAGCAATTGGCGGTATTGTTTATTGGTTACTCATGCGCCCTTACGCGGTATCACCGACTGTAGTTGTAGAATCATAA
- a CDS encoding amino acid ABC transporter permease, whose translation MTPERAHIVITSFWPMLKGGIYYSIPLALISFAIGMSIALSVALIRIVPRVGWFHEIIYRLARVYVSAIRGTPMLVQLFIIFYGLPSIGVKLDPFPSAIIAFSLNIGAYASETVRASILSIPKGQWEAGATVGLTYLQTFRHVILPQALRVSVPPLSNTFISLVKDTSLASLVLVTELFKQAQIITARNYEFMLVYTEAAIIYWGICLFLTFIQGKLETRLDRYIAK comes from the coding sequence ATGACGCCTGAGCGGGCGCATATTGTTATCACTTCATTTTGGCCCATGCTAAAAGGCGGTATTTATTATTCAATACCGCTGGCATTGATTTCCTTTGCGATAGGAATGAGTATTGCCCTGAGTGTGGCACTCATCCGTATTGTGCCGCGTGTGGGCTGGTTTCATGAGATTATTTATCGCCTAGCGCGTGTTTATGTGTCCGCTATTCGTGGTACACCAATGCTCGTACAGCTGTTTATTATTTTTTATGGCTTGCCGAGTATTGGTGTTAAGTTAGACCCTTTTCCCTCCGCAATTATTGCCTTTTCACTTAATATTGGTGCTTATGCGTCAGAGACGGTACGCGCCTCTATTTTGTCGATTCCAAAAGGACAGTGGGAAGCGGGTGCAACGGTAGGATTGACTTATCTGCAAACTTTTCGCCATGTGATATTGCCACAAGCGCTGCGGGTATCTGTACCGCCATTATCCAATACCTTTATCAGTTTGGTAAAAGATACCTCGCTAGCGTCTTTGGTCTTAGTTACTGAACTGTTTAAACAAGCACAGATTATCACCGCCCGTAATTATGAATTTATGCTGGTCTATACAGAAGCGGCGATTATTTATTGGGGCATCTGTTTATTCCTAACCTTTATCCAAGGTAAGCTTGAGACGCGATTAGATCGTTATATTGCCAAATAA
- a CDS encoding ureidoglycolate lyase: MKTTIIAKPLTKAAFAPYGSVIEPYDDQEKCPENSWDINRGYACRHNAISKVSHDGGEVGFSIFRTKRRDCPITLSVMEYHPFGTQAFFSINSTDYIVVVAKAGEPPKSADDLEVFYAHSYQGVQYDANVWHHPLLALKADCDFLVVDRINGDGNNCYEFEIDDWEVCVDVSAEQAKSERAKANTV, encoded by the coding sequence ATGAAAACTACAATAATTGCAAAACCTTTAACTAAAGCTGCATTTGCTCCTTATGGCTCAGTGATTGAGCCTTATGATGATCAAGAAAAATGCCCTGAAAACAGTTGGGATATCAATCGCGGCTACGCTTGTCGCCATAACGCTATCTCAAAAGTTAGTCATGACGGCGGCGAAGTTGGTTTTAGTATTTTCCGTACCAAAAGACGTGATTGCCCCATTACCCTATCGGTTATGGAATATCATCCGTTTGGTACGCAAGCCTTCTTTTCTATAAATTCAACAGACTATATAGTTGTTGTAGCCAAAGCTGGTGAGCCACCTAAATCTGCTGATGATTTGGAAGTGTTTTATGCTCATTCGTATCAAGGCGTACAGTATGATGCCAATGTTTGGCATCACCCGCTACTAGCGCTAAAAGCGGATTGTGATTTCTTAGTTGTCGATCGTATCAATGGCGATGGTAATAACTGCTATGAATTCGAGATTGATGATTGGGAAGTTTGTGTCGATGTGTCTGCTGAGCAAGCTAAATCAGAGAGAGCAAAGGCTAATACTGTTTAG
- a CDS encoding bifunctional allantoicase/(S)-ureidoglycine aminohydrolase — MTTKSTYYAPTGGLPPQTQLLSDRAIFTEAYAIIPKRVLTDIVISYLPFWTGMRMWVLARPLSGFSETFSQYIVEVEPNGGSEKPELDANAEGVVFIVEGEMDITIEGEVHHLESGGYAFLPPGCKWSLKNNSDKHVKFHWIRKAYQHCEGVDVPEAFVTSDHDVEAIEMPGTGGVWTTTRFTEQSDMRHDMHVNIVTFQPGGVIPFDETHVMEHGLYVLEGKAVYHLNGEWVEVEAGDFMWLRAFCPQSCYAGGPGPFRYLLYKDVNRHMPFIRPVK; from the coding sequence ATGACAACAAAAAGTACTTATTACGCACCAACTGGCGGATTGCCTCCACAAACACAATTACTATCTGACCGCGCTATCTTCACCGAAGCTTATGCGATTATCCCTAAACGTGTACTAACTGACATTGTGATCAGTTATTTACCTTTCTGGACAGGCATGCGCATGTGGGTGCTTGCACGTCCACTTTCAGGTTTCTCTGAAACATTCTCACAGTATATCGTCGAAGTTGAGCCTAATGGTGGCTCAGAAAAGCCTGAGCTAGATGCAAACGCTGAAGGTGTTGTATTCATCGTTGAAGGCGAAATGGATATCACTATTGAAGGTGAAGTGCATCATCTTGAATCAGGTGGTTATGCATTCTTACCACCTGGTTGCAAATGGTCATTGAAAAACAATAGCGACAAGCATGTTAAATTTCATTGGATTCGTAAAGCTTATCAACATTGTGAAGGTGTTGATGTGCCTGAAGCGTTTGTAACTAGCGACCATGATGTTGAAGCTATTGAGATGCCGGGTACTGGTGGCGTATGGACAACCACTAGATTTACAGAGCAGTCGGATATGCGTCACGACATGCATGTAAACATTGTAACTTTCCAACCAGGTGGCGTGATTCCATTTGATGAAACTCATGTCATGGAACATGGTTTGTATGTATTAGAAGGTAAAGCGGTTTATCACTTAAACGGTGAATGGGTAGAAGTTGAAGCAGGTGACTTTATGTGGCTACGTGCGTTCTGCCCACAGTCATGCTACGCTGGCGGACCTGGTCCATTCAGATACTTATTGTACAAAGACGTGAATCGTCATATGCCGTTCATTCGTCCAGTAAAATAA
- the puuE gene encoding allantoinase PuuE, which yields MTQKITSDFDQDAYPRDLKGYGNNPPKANWPGGAKIAVQFVLNIEEGAENSVLHGDGHSERFLSDVLGTPEFLNRHQSIESAFEYGSRVGVWRVLDVFKEYGLPITTFTCATAAEKTPHIVERILEDGHEVASHGLRWITYQDMYRETEREHVRAATKIFERMLGGQPLGWYTGRDSPNTRELVAEQGGYIYDSDSYADELPYWLNVKVQDGCSLTRKPHLVIPYTLETNDMRFSSSPGFTNAEPFYQYLKDSFDTLYEEGAHTPKMLTIGLHCRIIGRAGRITALKQFLKYITSKPDVWVCRRDEIAKHWYENHPATADNTANWM from the coding sequence ATGACGCAGAAGATTACCAGTGACTTTGATCAGGACGCTTATCCTCGCGACCTCAAAGGCTACGGCAATAATCCACCAAAAGCAAATTGGCCAGGTGGGGCAAAAATAGCGGTTCAGTTCGTACTGAATATTGAAGAAGGCGCAGAAAATAGTGTCCTTCATGGCGATGGTCACTCTGAGCGCTTTTTATCTGACGTACTAGGTACGCCTGAATTTCTCAATCGTCACCAATCTATTGAGTCTGCCTTTGAATACGGTAGCCGCGTTGGGGTTTGGCGTGTACTAGACGTATTTAAAGAATACGGCTTACCTATTACTACCTTTACCTGCGCCACTGCTGCTGAAAAAACGCCGCATATTGTTGAGCGTATCTTGGAAGATGGGCATGAAGTTGCAAGCCACGGTTTGCGCTGGATTACTTATCAAGATATGTATCGTGAGACTGAACGTGAGCATGTACGTGCTGCCACTAAAATATTTGAAAGAATGCTTGGCGGACAGCCATTAGGTTGGTACACTGGTCGCGATAGTCCTAACACGCGTGAATTAGTTGCCGAACAAGGGGGTTATATCTATGACTCCGATTCATACGCCGACGAGCTCCCATACTGGCTTAACGTCAAAGTACAAGACGGCTGCAGTCTGACTCGTAAGCCGCATCTGGTTATTCCTTATACGCTTGAAACCAACGACATGCGTTTTTCTTCAAGCCCAGGATTTACCAACGCCGAACCGTTCTACCAATATCTCAAAGACAGTTTCGATACTCTATATGAAGAAGGCGCACATACGCCAAAAATGCTGACGATCGGTTTACACTGCCGTATCATTGGTCGTGCCGGTCGTATCACCGCATTAAAACAATTTTTAAAGTATATCACCAGCAAGCCTGACGTTTGGGTATGCCGCCGCGATGAAATCGCTAAGCACTGGTATGAAAATCATCCAGCCACTGCCGATAATACTGCAAACTGGATGTAA
- a CDS encoding amino acid ABC transporter ATP-binding protein, translating to MIQITNIQKAFGSNQVLKGIDLTIHKGKVIVILGPSGSGKTTFLRCINALEIPDQGVIAFDDGSLTVDFANKPNKKTLLALQRKSGMVFQSYNLFPHKTALENLTLGPVIVQGKSKAESRTQALALLAKVGLSDKADLYPFQLSGGQQQRIGIARALAIEPSLLLFDEPTSALDPELVQDVLETMKQLASEGWTMVVVTHEIKFARDVADHVVLIEDGKVVEEGSAEQMFELSMHPRTQAFLQRIES from the coding sequence ATGATTCAAATCACTAATATTCAAAAAGCTTTTGGCAGCAATCAAGTGCTAAAAGGTATTGATTTGACCATTCATAAAGGTAAGGTAATCGTTATATTAGGACCATCAGGTTCAGGGAAAACGACTTTTTTACGCTGTATTAATGCGTTAGAGATTCCTGATCAAGGCGTGATTGCCTTTGATGATGGCAGTCTAACGGTAGATTTTGCCAATAAGCCAAATAAAAAAACCTTACTTGCATTACAGCGTAAATCGGGCATGGTATTTCAGTCTTACAATTTATTCCCGCATAAAACTGCTCTGGAAAATTTAACCTTAGGACCCGTGATCGTTCAAGGAAAATCAAAAGCTGAAAGTCGGACACAAGCCTTGGCATTACTTGCTAAAGTGGGATTGTCAGACAAGGCAGATCTGTATCCGTTTCAATTATCGGGTGGTCAGCAGCAGCGTATTGGTATTGCCCGCGCGCTTGCTATCGAGCCGTCTTTGTTATTATTTGATGAGCCCACGTCCGCATTAGATCCGGAGTTGGTACAAGACGTATTAGAGACCATGAAGCAGTTAGCATCAGAAGGGTGGACGATGGTGGTCGTCACTCACGAGATTAAATTTGCTCGTGACGTTGCTGATCATGTGGTATTGATTGAAGATGGTAAAGTCGTTGAAGAGGGTAGCGCTGAGCAGATGTTTGAGTTATCAATGCACCCACGGACACAGGCATTTTTGCAGCGTATTGAAAGTTAG